The Rhodothermales bacterium genome segment CAAGATGCGGGATAATCGTCGCGAGATACTGGATCCTGATCGTTGGGGATCGTAAGTATCCGAACTCCTTGATCCCGAACTCCTTGATCCTTGATCCCAAATCCTTGATCCTTATTCCTTGATCCTCATTCCTTTTGCCCGCAATATCACGCTTGCGGCCGATTATAGCAACGATTTCCATGACCGTCGGACGCCTCCACATCCTGACCGATTTTTTCTTCCAGCAGCGATTCCCGCACGAGGAGCTTGCGCGGCGGGCCATCGCCGGCGGGGCGGATACCATCCAGTTCCGGCAAAAGACCGGTGGGATCCGCCATAAGCTCTACAGCGCGTCGCGCACGGCCGAGGTCTGCCGCGAGGCCGGCGTCCCGCTGCTCATCGACGACCATATCGAGCTGTTTCTGGCCACGGAAGCTGCCGGCGTGCATGTGGGCCAGACCGACCTGCCGGTGGGCCTCGTACGCCGCATCCTCGGCGACGCCGCGATCATCGGGGCCACGGCGAACACGACGCGGCAGGCGCTGGAGGCGGAGGAGGCCGGCGCCAGCTACATCGGCTTCGGCCCGGTCTTCCCCACGCAGTCGAAGGACAACCCCGCGAGCCTGCGGGGTCTGGACGGGCTGGCCGACGTCTGCGCCCGGGTTCGGATTCCGGTCATCGCCATCGCCGGCATCACGGTCGACCGCGTGCGCGACGTGCTCGAGGCCGGAGCCCACGGGGTGGCCGTGATGACGGCCGTCACCAACGCGCCCGATCCCGAGGCCTCCACGCGCGGTTTCCGGGCGGCGATTGATCGGTGGATCGCGGATACGGTGCACGCCTGAGCGGCGCAACTGAAGAACGGCGTTGCGCCTGTGGGCTCCGCGTTCGCATATTGGAGCGCCCCCAACCCGTTCACGAGTGCCTCGCACGAGGAATCCGCCATGTCCGACCGCTTTCAGCAAGAACTTTCGCGTCGCCGTTTTCTAACCTACTCCGGCGGCGCGCTCGCCGCAGTGGCCCTGCCGGGGATGATAGGCTGCCAGGGTGAGGCCGCCAACCCGCCGAGCGCCGCGGCCTCCGCGAAGGTATTCGGCGAAACGCGCGTCATGCCGATCGGCACCCAGCTCTACTGCGTGCGCAAGCTGCTGGACGAAAACGTGCCGGCGACCATCGAGGCGCTGGCCGGCATGGGCTACGAAGCCGTCGAGTTCGCCGACTACCACGGCCTCGACGCCGCCCAGTGGCGCAAGCTGCTCGACGACAACGGCCTCCAGGCCTGCGGCACGCACATCTACATCGAGACGCTGGAAGGCGACGAGCTGCAGAAGACGGTCGACTTCAACAACACACTCGGCAACCGCAACCTCATCGTTCGCTCGATGAAGAAGGAGTCGTACGAAACGAAAGACGCACTCCTCCGGACCTGCGAACGCTACAACAAGATCGCCGAAAGCCTCCGCCCGCACGGCATGCGCACCGGATTCCACAACCACGCCGAGATCTTCGACCGGTTCGACGGCGAGTACATGTGGAACATCTTCGCCGACAACACCGAGCCCGACGTCATCCTTCAGCTCGACACCGGCAACGCCTCGCACGTCGAGGGCGTCGATGTGATCGAGCTGCTGAAACGCAACGCCGGCCGGACGGTCACCACCCACGTCAAGCCCTTCTCCAACGCTCACCCGGACGCCTTCCTCGGCGCGGACGAGCTCGATTGGAGCACGATCATCCCGCTCTACCAGACGGTCGCCGGCACGGAGTTCTACATCATCGAATACGAACAGGAAGCCTTCCCGCCCCTCGAGGCGCTGAAGGCGAACCTCGACATCCTCCGCGGGATGCTCGGACGAGCGTAGCCAGATCGCAACCCCGGCCCCGACGCTCTAAGAGGATGCCGCATCGCGCGCGCATCCTCTTTTTTTATGGCGACACGTCTCGGCCGCGCAGGCCCTCGCCGCTGCGGCGCAAGGTATGTGGGCAGGATCCCCAGCACGACGAATCGACCGGTGCCGACCCCGCGCCCGCAGGTGCGAATTCGCCGATGCCATGGCGGTGTCACACCCCTATTGTATCTTTATGCCTTGAATTCTTCCTCGAGCCATCAACGCCATCATGGAAAAGGACACGCCAAGCAAACTGCGCCAGTACCAGGAAGCGCTGGCCGCGTTTATCGAACGGTTAAAAGAGGACCGCTGGATTCTGGCGGTCGTGCAGGTCGGTTCGCTCAACGCGGATACGGTATGGCGCAAGGACGGGATCGGGTTGTGGATCGTGGAGGCCGACGGCGTGACGTATCGCCGGCGCAGCGACGGCGAAGAGCACCGAATCTGGCGCACGCTCGTCGAGCAGGACGTGAACCTGTGGGCCGAGATGATCCCGCGTTCCCGCTTCAAGAAGATGGTCGAAGGGTCGGCCCGGACG includes the following:
- the thiE gene encoding thiamine phosphate synthase; the protein is MTVGRLHILTDFFFQQRFPHEELARRAIAGGADTIQFRQKTGGIRHKLYSASRTAEVCREAGVPLLIDDHIELFLATEAAGVHVGQTDLPVGLVRRILGDAAIIGATANTTRQALEAEEAGASYIGFGPVFPTQSKDNPASLRGLDGLADVCARVRIPVIAIAGITVDRVRDVLEAGAHGVAVMTAVTNAPDPEASTRGFRAAIDRWIADTVHA
- a CDS encoding TIM barrel protein, with the protein product MSDRFQQELSRRRFLTYSGGALAAVALPGMIGCQGEAANPPSAAASAKVFGETRVMPIGTQLYCVRKLLDENVPATIEALAGMGYEAVEFADYHGLDAAQWRKLLDDNGLQACGTHIYIETLEGDELQKTVDFNNTLGNRNLIVRSMKKESYETKDALLRTCERYNKIAESLRPHGMRTGFHNHAEIFDRFDGEYMWNIFADNTEPDVILQLDTGNASHVEGVDVIELLKRNAGRTVTTHVKPFSNAHPDAFLGADELDWSTIIPLYQTVAGTEFYIIEYEQEAFPPLEALKANLDILRGMLGRA